The Manis javanica isolate MJ-LG chromosome 2, MJ_LKY, whole genome shotgun sequence genome contains a region encoding:
- the LOC108405057 gene encoding olfactory receptor 1J4-like, whose protein sequence is MSPENQSSVSEFLLLGLPVPPEQQGVLFALFLGMYLTTVLGNLLIILLVRLDLRLHTPMYVLLSHLALSDISLSSVTVPKMLTNMYAQDHSIPYAGCLSQIYLFVHFSCLDSFLLAVMAYDRYVAVCHPLHYTSIMRDEVCITLVAGCWFFSCTHALLHTLLMNQLSFCAGTIIPHFYCDLDIVLKSSCSDTSLNELLILIEGGLLFIVTVGAILGSYIRIAVIILKVPSLKRISKALSTCGSHLFVVCLYYGTFAGVYFFSSSGKSKDKDVIASVMYIIVTPMLNPFIYSLRNNDMKRALQKIFRAKDTPWCH, encoded by the coding sequence ATGAGTCCCGAGAACCAGAGCAGCGTGtccgagttcctcctcctggggctccccGTCCCCCCGGAGCAGCAGGGCGTGCTCTTCGCCCTGTTCCTGGGCATGTACCTGACCACGGTgctggggaacctgctcatcatcctgcTCGTCAGGCTGGACTTgcgcctccacacccccatgtacgtTCTCCTCAGCCACCTGGCCCTCTCTGACATTTCTCTTTCATCTGTCACTGTCCCAAAGATGTTGACAAACATGTATGCTCAGGATCACTCCATCCCTTATGCTGGGTGCCTTTCAcaaatttatttgtttgttcattttagtTGTCTTGACAGTTTTCTTCTTGCAGTGATGGCATATGACAGGTATGTGGCTGTGTGTCACCCTCTCCACTACACCAGCATCATGAGGGATGAGGTGTGTATCACCCTTGTAGCTGGGTGCTGGTTTTTCTCTTGTACCCACGCTCTGTTGCACACCCTCCTCATGAACCAGTTGTCCTTCTGTGCAGGGACCATCATTCCCCACTTCTATTGTGATCTTGACATTGTGCTCAAGTCCTCCTGCTCAGACACCTCCCTCAATGAGCTGCTCATCCTCATTGAAGGTGGACTGCTCTTCATTGTGACAGTGGGTGCCATCTTGGGCTCATATATCCGCATCGCGGTCATCATCCTGAAGGTCCCCTCCCTCAAACGGATCTCCAAAGCCTTGTCTACCTGTGGCTCCCACCTCTTCGTAGTGTGTTTATACTATGGGACATTTGCAGGTGTTTACTTTTTCTCCTCATCAGGCAAGTCCAAAGACAAGGACGTCATTGCCTCTGTGATGTACATAATTGtcacccccatgctgaaccccttcatctacagcctgaggaataaCGATATGAAACGTGCTCTTCAGAAAATTTTCAGAGCCAAGGACACCCCTTGGTGTCATTAA